In one window of Pristiophorus japonicus isolate sPriJap1 chromosome 9, sPriJap1.hap1, whole genome shotgun sequence DNA:
- the LOC139274076 gene encoding histone H1-like: MTDTSAAETAPSAAAAQAKAPRKKKKAAPRSKPAGPTLGEQILKVVTDGSDRKGMSLAAIKKALAAKGVDVEKRGSQIRFSIKRNVTNGFLVQTKGTGASGSFKVAKKENQGKVGRKVNKPAAKNSPAKKPAAKKSPAKKPAAKKSPAKKPAAKKSPAKKPAAKKSPAKKTSTKKALTVKKSAKAAAGKKAAAAKPKSPKKASGAKVKAAKKVGKPRAKAKSTKPKKPALKK; encoded by the coding sequence ATGACTGACACTTCAGCCGCCGAAACAGCTCCTTCTGCCGCCGCCGCTCAAGCCAAGGCCCCCCGCAAGAAGAAGAAGGCAGCTCCCCGCTCCAAGCCAGCCGGCCCCACGTtgggcgaacagatcctcaaggttgtgaccgatggcagcgatcgcaaggggatgtctctggccgcgataaagaaggctctggcggccaaaggcgtggatgtggagaagcgcgggtcccagatcaggttcagtatcaagaggaatgtgacaaatggcttcctggtgcagaccaagggcacgggcgcctcgggctccttcaaagtcgctaagaaggaaaaccaggggaaagtgggaaggaaggtgaataaaccagcagccaagaactctccagccaagaaaccagcagccaagaaatctccagccaagaaaccagcagccaagaaatctccggccaagaaaccagcagccaagaaatctccggccaagaaaccagcagccaagaaatctccggccaagaaaacgagcaccaagaaggcgcTAACAGTAAAAAAGTCAGCGAAAGCGGCGGCTGGGAAGAAGGCGGCAGCGGCgaagcccaagagccccaagaaggcctcgggcgcaaaggtgaaggcggccaaaaaggtggGAAAACCGAGGGCCAAGGCCAAATCAACAAAACCCAAGAAACCAGCgctcaaaaagtaa